The Bacteroidota bacterium genomic sequence AATGTCTAACTTTGTATTGTTATTTCATTAACAATGAATGGCAGAAAAAAATATTCTGCTTTAAGTCGCTATCGAAAAGCAGGAATTAATTGTTTGTTAATCCTGATAGTACTCCTAACGACGCTTTTCCCCGCTTGCAGGCAAGTCCGGGAAAAGACTGAGCATAAGCAGTCCAGGGTTCCGAGGTCATTTGTGAATGTTGAAGGATCATATTCACTCTATCCTTTGGTTCAGACATGGGCCGATAAATACCAGCAATCTCATCCAACGGTAAAGATCACGGTAATTCCTGCAGGTTCCAATAAGGCTTTGTCGGAATCGGAACTGCTAAGGACAGATTTGGGGCTTTATTCAGACGACCGGTCGAAAATTCTTTCCCGTAATATCATACCTTTTGCAGTGGCGAAAGATGTTGTGGTTCCTGTCATGAACCGTTTTAATCCTGCTGCTTCGGCAATATATTACAAGGGTTTATCAAAGGAAAACCTTTATAGAATTTTTGTCACCGGAGATATAACTTCCTGGAGTGAAATT encodes the following:
- a CDS encoding substrate-binding domain-containing protein, with protein sequence MNGRKKYSALSRYRKAGINCLLILIVLLTTLFPACRQVREKTEHKQSRVPRSFVNVEGSYSLYPLVQTWADKYQQSHPTVKITVIPAGSNKALSESELLRTDLGLYSDDRSKILSRNIIPFAVAKDVVVPVMNRFNPAASAIYYKGLSKENLYRIFVTGDITSWSEIPGIEEEVVLSTFTRVDLCGAASIWADYFGTFQENLKGIPVNGDPGMYSAIKNTKGGIGFA